A region from the Amycolatopsis camponoti genome encodes:
- a CDS encoding 1,4-dihydroxy-2-naphthoate polyprenyltransferase: MASLSEWIEGARPRTLPNAVAPVVAGVGAAIALDAFSWWRSALALLVSLSLIVGVNYANDYSDGIRGTDENRVGPLRLVGSGVAAPKAVLTAALVALGLAGVLGLVLVALSGLWWLLAMGAVCILGAWFYTGGKKPYGYYGFGEIAVFVFFGLAGVLGTVYVQAGRVSWAALAGAVAVGSFSTAVLTANNLRDIPTDVESGKRTLATRLGDGGTRRLYLTLIAVPYVLSVVLGIFHPLVLITLLTAPMLLKSVRAVAGGAHGRELIPALRDTGLAMLAWAVLAAVALSF, translated from the coding sequence ATGGCGAGCTTGAGCGAGTGGATCGAAGGGGCGCGGCCCCGGACGCTGCCGAACGCGGTGGCGCCGGTGGTGGCGGGCGTCGGCGCGGCGATCGCGCTGGACGCGTTCTCGTGGTGGCGCTCGGCCTTGGCGCTGCTGGTCTCCCTCTCGCTGATCGTCGGCGTCAACTACGCCAACGACTACTCCGACGGCATCCGCGGCACCGACGAGAACCGCGTCGGCCCGTTGCGGCTGGTCGGTTCGGGTGTCGCCGCGCCGAAGGCCGTGCTGACCGCGGCGCTGGTCGCGCTGGGCCTCGCCGGGGTGCTGGGCCTGGTGCTCGTCGCCCTCAGCGGGCTCTGGTGGCTGCTCGCGATGGGCGCGGTCTGCATCCTCGGCGCGTGGTTCTACACCGGCGGCAAGAAGCCCTACGGCTACTACGGTTTCGGTGAGATCGCCGTGTTCGTGTTCTTCGGGCTGGCCGGCGTCCTCGGCACGGTGTACGTCCAGGCGGGCCGGGTCAGCTGGGCCGCGCTGGCGGGCGCGGTCGCGGTCGGCAGCTTCTCGACGGCGGTGCTGACGGCCAACAACCTGCGCGACATCCCGACCGACGTCGAGTCCGGCAAGCGCACGCTCGCGACCCGCCTCGGGGACGGCGGAACGCGGCGGCTGTACCTGACGCTGATCGCGGTGCCGTACGTCCTGAGCGTCGTGCTCGGGATCTTCCACCCGCTGGTGCTGATCACCCTGCTGACGGCACCGATGCTGCTGAAGTCGGTCCGCGCGGTCGCCGGCGGCGCCCACGGGCGCGAGCTGATCCCGGCGTTGCGGGACACGGGCCTGGCGATGCTCGCCTGGGCGGTGCTGGCCGCGGTCGCGCTGAGCTTCTAG
- a CDS encoding DUF7405 family protein gives MKIYRGRAPTRGGGSPEVAVSAVPERPVSKCPLAHRAGGDAGVSIVPIRSRPVDRRTALRRTGVVAGAMAALGTLELVSGFARVPVRMAWAADDVAFPDVQFDLGPFMPPAQTLDGVPVGMPPIHTTFVTARLGRAPSKADAGRMETALRTIEGNYPYAPGGVFTHVAYSDTYFARFPAALVNAHLPRTLAGNQPVLKRAVAGPTDVAPGAHALELRRPEFTVPLVLENNDVLFTVRGDDWSYVADVVAWLGGSGRLVGRPIASPRFDAGMTITSSRAMFVQMGLPRYLADANRLPFASFVNPFSPMWMGFADQQVDASAPPQDVTFVGGHGIRLTNAQPGGYFDNGAVQHLSHVLLDLQQFYVDGRDPEEDVDHRENFGERLQYMFQSPAQVPEDPADPFLDGGGPRSLGMRGAVLRNLFNGRDYARTSAERFARIGHVSQLHRTGRTAEGRPIHLRIDGPGFDAMDVRGGRNTPKLQFSGFFPSADFFADLRRSQASVDLLDEFGLEEEDHGLERFITATRRQNYLVPPRRHRAFPLVELT, from the coding sequence GTGAAGATCTACCGTGGCCGGGCGCCGACGAGGGGCGGCGGGTCCCCGGAGGTCGCCGTGTCCGCTGTCCCCGAACGTCCCGTGTCGAAGTGTCCGCTCGCCCACCGCGCCGGCGGTGACGCGGGGGTGAGCATCGTCCCGATCCGGTCCCGGCCGGTCGACCGCCGGACGGCCCTGCGCCGCACCGGCGTCGTCGCCGGCGCGATGGCCGCGCTCGGCACGCTCGAGCTGGTCTCCGGCTTCGCCAGGGTGCCGGTGCGGATGGCCTGGGCCGCCGATGACGTCGCCTTCCCCGACGTCCAGTTCGACCTCGGTCCCTTCATGCCGCCCGCGCAGACCCTGGACGGCGTCCCGGTCGGGATGCCGCCCATCCACACCACCTTCGTCACCGCGCGGCTGGGCCGGGCACCGTCCAAAGCGGACGCGGGCCGGATGGAAACCGCCTTGCGCACCATCGAAGGCAACTACCCCTACGCGCCCGGTGGCGTCTTCACCCACGTCGCCTACAGCGACACCTACTTCGCGCGGTTCCCCGCGGCGCTCGTGAACGCGCACCTGCCGCGCACGCTCGCCGGGAACCAGCCGGTGCTGAAGCGGGCCGTCGCGGGCCCCACGGACGTCGCGCCCGGCGCGCACGCGCTCGAACTGCGGCGGCCCGAGTTCACCGTGCCGCTCGTGCTGGAGAACAACGACGTCCTGTTCACCGTCCGCGGCGACGACTGGAGCTACGTGGCCGACGTCGTCGCGTGGCTGGGCGGCAGCGGCCGGCTCGTCGGCCGCCCGATCGCGTCGCCGCGGTTCGACGCGGGGATGACGATCACCTCGTCCCGCGCGATGTTCGTGCAGATGGGCCTGCCGCGGTACCTCGCCGACGCCAACCGGCTGCCGTTCGCTTCGTTCGTCAACCCGTTCTCCCCGATGTGGATGGGGTTCGCCGACCAGCAGGTGGACGCGAGCGCGCCGCCGCAGGACGTGACCTTCGTGGGCGGCCACGGGATCCGGCTGACGAACGCCCAACCCGGCGGGTACTTCGACAACGGTGCGGTGCAACACCTTTCGCACGTCCTGCTCGACCTCCAGCAGTTCTACGTGGACGGCCGCGACCCCGAAGAGGACGTCGACCACCGCGAGAACTTCGGCGAGCGGCTGCAGTACATGTTCCAGTCACCGGCACAGGTGCCCGAGGACCCGGCCGACCCGTTCCTCGACGGCGGTGGCCCGCGCAGCCTCGGCATGCGCGGCGCGGTGCTGCGGAACCTGTTCAACGGCCGGGACTACGCGCGCACGAGCGCCGAGCGGTTCGCCCGCATCGGGCACGTCTCGCAGCTGCACCGCACCGGCCGGACCGCCGAAGGCCGCCCGATCCACCTCCGGATCGACGGCCCCGGCTTCGACGCGATGGACGTCCGCGGCGGGCGCAACACACCGAAGCTGCAGTTCTCCGGATTCTTCCCGAGCGCCGACTTCTTCGCGGATCTCCGGCGCAGCCAGGCTTCCGTCGATCTGCTGGACGAATTCGGCCTCGAGGAGGAGGACCACGGCCTGGAACGTTTCATCACGGCGACCCGGCGGCAGAACTACCTGGTTCCCCCGCGGCGGCACCGCGCGTTCCCGCTCGTCGAGCTGACCTGA
- a CDS encoding response regulator transcription factor, translated as MATKPAVRVVVQHGNRLFRELLAENLARVPGVAVVGTVPSRTRLAEVCAGRTPDVAVFEADAGGSDPLPAPVRLVGLGDGGPTSAGTAAVVPYGSGLRVLLDVIKQAGARTPALTTRERQVLCLIGAGHTPRQAAAVLGISPRTVENHKQQIFAKLDVHSQAHAVAHAVRLGLVGAPAELPGPYPLSLTRREREILAAIGAGHTTRQTASELGISARTVENLQGALFRKLRVHTRTAALVAAHDLRLIEV; from the coding sequence ATGGCGACGAAGCCCGCCGTACGCGTCGTGGTGCAGCACGGCAACCGCCTGTTCCGCGAGCTGCTCGCGGAGAACCTGGCGCGCGTCCCCGGCGTCGCCGTCGTGGGGACCGTGCCGTCCCGGACCCGGCTGGCCGAAGTGTGCGCGGGCCGGACCCCGGACGTCGCCGTCTTCGAAGCCGACGCGGGCGGCTCGGATCCCTTGCCCGCGCCGGTCCGGCTGGTCGGCCTGGGCGACGGCGGACCCACGAGCGCGGGGACGGCCGCCGTCGTGCCGTACGGCAGCGGCCTGCGGGTCCTGCTCGACGTCATCAAGCAGGCCGGCGCCCGGACGCCGGCGCTGACCACGCGGGAGCGGCAGGTGCTGTGCCTCATCGGCGCCGGTCACACCCCGCGGCAGGCCGCGGCGGTGCTGGGGATCAGCCCGCGGACCGTCGAGAACCACAAGCAGCAGATCTTCGCGAAGCTCGACGTCCACAGCCAGGCGCACGCGGTCGCCCACGCCGTCCGGCTCGGCCTGGTCGGTGCGCCGGCCGAGCTGCCGGGGCCGTACCCGTTGTCGCTGACGCGGCGGGAGCGCGAGATCCTGGCGGCCATCGGCGCCGGCCACACGACCCGGCAGACGGCGTCGGAGCTGGGGATCTCGGCGCGGACGGTGGAAAACCTGCAGGGCGCGCTGTTCCGCAAGCTGCGGGTGCACACGCGCACCGCGGCCCTCGTCGCCGCCCACGACCTGCGGCTGATCGAGGTCTAG
- a CDS encoding M1 family metallopeptidase, whose product MRARTRTGLGVLAAGVASVLLAGTASAAPAPGAPGVGDSYYPNAGNGGTDVLHYDIRLTYQPATDVLAGTTTLLLTATQDLSRFDLDFALKASSVLVNNRPAQFANQNGNGELVVTPAQPLLKGQTATVVVAYSDTPSTEKVDGLNAWKKGSFGALGVDEPQSSAWWFPANDHPTDKATYDVTIEAPDDNVAVTNGTLVRTTKQRAGWTRWQWRSTKPQATYLTSFIVGKYELNQSTTPDGKPFITAYGSDLGDSLYAAKASVERTPEIDAFLATQFGPYPFEAEGGVVTSGITFSLENQTRPTYGARNFRAGSNTTLIAHENAHQWFGDNVSLGRWSDIWLNEGFASYAEWLWSEHEGEGSVAELAQYTYDSNPADGDLWKLVPADPGADNQFDNAVYDRGALTLQALRTAVGDEAFFKILQTWQVQKGGSHGRIQEFIALAEKVSGKPLYDLFQTWLYTAGKPAVGPNGASPAAFTARSASVKPKSYDQIQANHRNLAAEHAH is encoded by the coding sequence ATGCGTGCAAGAACTCGCACCGGCCTCGGTGTGCTCGCGGCCGGGGTCGCCTCGGTGCTGCTCGCCGGTACCGCCAGTGCGGCCCCGGCGCCCGGTGCTCCCGGCGTCGGTGACTCGTACTACCCGAACGCCGGCAACGGCGGGACGGACGTGCTGCACTACGACATCCGGCTGACCTACCAGCCCGCGACCGACGTCCTCGCCGGCACCACCACGCTGCTGCTCACCGCCACGCAGGACCTTTCGCGGTTCGACCTGGACTTCGCGCTCAAGGCGTCGAGCGTCCTGGTCAACAACCGCCCCGCGCAGTTCGCGAACCAGAACGGCAACGGCGAACTCGTCGTCACGCCGGCGCAGCCGCTGCTCAAGGGCCAGACCGCGACCGTCGTCGTCGCCTACTCGGACACCCCGTCCACCGAAAAGGTCGACGGGCTCAACGCGTGGAAGAAGGGCTCCTTCGGCGCGCTCGGCGTCGACGAGCCGCAGAGCTCCGCGTGGTGGTTCCCGGCCAACGACCACCCGACCGACAAGGCGACCTACGACGTCACCATCGAGGCTCCGGACGACAACGTCGCCGTCACCAACGGCACGCTGGTCCGCACCACGAAGCAACGCGCCGGCTGGACCCGCTGGCAGTGGCGCAGCACGAAGCCGCAGGCCACGTACCTGACGTCGTTCATCGTCGGCAAGTACGAGCTGAACCAGTCGACGACGCCGGACGGCAAGCCGTTCATCACGGCGTACGGGTCCGACCTGGGCGACTCGCTGTACGCGGCGAAGGCCAGCGTCGAGCGGACGCCGGAGATCGACGCGTTCCTGGCGACGCAGTTCGGGCCGTACCCGTTCGAGGCCGAGGGCGGCGTCGTGACCAGCGGCATCACGTTCTCGCTGGAGAACCAGACCCGGCCGACCTACGGCGCGCGCAACTTCCGCGCGGGCTCCAACACGACGCTGATCGCGCACGAGAACGCCCACCAGTGGTTCGGCGACAACGTCTCGCTCGGCCGCTGGAGCGACATCTGGCTGAACGAGGGCTTCGCGTCGTACGCCGAGTGGCTCTGGTCGGAGCACGAGGGCGAGGGTTCGGTCGCCGAGCTCGCGCAGTACACGTACGACTCCAACCCGGCCGACGGCGACCTGTGGAAGCTCGTCCCGGCCGACCCGGGCGCGGACAACCAGTTCGACAACGCCGTGTACGACCGCGGCGCGCTGACGCTGCAGGCGCTGCGGACGGCCGTCGGCGACGAAGCGTTCTTCAAGATCCTGCAGACCTGGCAGGTCCAGAAGGGCGGGTCGCACGGGCGCATCCAGGAGTTCATCGCGCTGGCCGAGAAGGTTTCGGGCAAGCCGCTGTACGACCTGTTCCAGACGTGGCTGTACACGGCGGGCAAGCCGGCGGTCGGCCCGAACGGCGCTTCGCCCGCCGCGTTCACGGCGCGTTCGGCGTCCGTGAAGCCGAAGTCGTACGACCAGATCCAGGCGAACCACCGGAATCTCGCCGCCGAACACGCGCACTGA
- a CDS encoding inositol monophosphatase family protein, translated as MTLLSSRPPRPVEPGLLSRALEVAGRLANDATDVITATAGRGAHPSTLDSPFDWVTDTDRILERHTRRVLTAEFPGIPVVGHEFGADHGADVAEYRWVVDSVDGTANYVAGVPWCAYSLALVDAAGPVVGGVADPYRAQIYAAARGRGARANGKPVKLVDRCVTAGALVCTEFARRGPWPGMGGFIERAAAAHAGVRVLGSAALSIAQVALGHAAAAVLHSYHEWDVAGSVAMAIEAGAVVLDKHGEDTALPTDGLLVAAPGVADEVLGWWQETAGTG; from the coding sequence ATGACCCTCTTGTCCTCCCGGCCGCCGCGGCCCGTCGAGCCCGGCCTGCTGTCGAGGGCGCTCGAAGTGGCCGGACGGCTGGCCAACGACGCCACCGACGTGATCACCGCGACCGCCGGCCGCGGCGCCCACCCGTCGACGCTGGACTCGCCCTTCGACTGGGTCACCGACACCGACCGCATCCTGGAGCGCCACACGCGGCGCGTCCTGACGGCCGAGTTCCCGGGCATCCCGGTGGTCGGCCACGAGTTCGGCGCGGACCACGGCGCGGACGTCGCCGAGTACCGCTGGGTGGTGGACTCGGTGGACGGCACGGCGAACTACGTGGCGGGGGTGCCGTGGTGCGCGTACAGCCTGGCACTGGTGGACGCGGCGGGGCCGGTGGTGGGGGGGGTGGCGGACCCGTACCGAGCTCAGATCTACGCGGCGGCGCGCGGACGAGGGGCCCGCGCGAACGGCAAGCCGGTCAAGCTGGTGGACCGCTGCGTGACAGCGGGCGCGCTGGTGTGCACGGAGTTCGCACGGAGAGGCCCGTGGCCGGGAATGGGCGGCTTCATCGAGCGCGCGGCGGCGGCGCACGCCGGGGTGCGGGTGCTGGGATCGGCGGCGTTGTCGATCGCCCAGGTAGCGCTGGGCCACGCGGCGGCAGCGGTGCTGCACAGCTACCACGAGTGGGACGTGGCCGGCTCGGTGGCGATGGCGATCGAGGCGGGAGCGGTGGTGCTGGACAAGCACGGAGAGGACACGGCGTTGCCGACCGACGGGCTGCTGGTCGCGGCCCCGGGGGTGGCGGACGAGGTACTGGGCTGGTGGCAGGAGACGGCCGGGACGGGCTGA
- a CDS encoding GNAT family N-acetyltransferase, which translates to MPTLHTQRLTLVPLADEHLDLEHELDSDPEVMRYLTARPSTRAEVERAHRRRIATAPGFGFWMGFAGDDFAGWWILRPPQGPDQPYGEGEAELGYRLLRRQWRKGYAREGSLELIRYGFEELGLDRIYAQTMAVNTPSRATMTSAGLTFKRAFTSAADYDDPVEGSEQGEVEYEITRERWLASPPGGSTTAPAPPPAT; encoded by the coding sequence ATGCCGACCCTCCACACCCAGCGGCTCACCCTCGTACCCCTCGCCGACGAGCACCTCGACCTGGAACACGAACTCGACTCCGACCCCGAAGTCATGCGCTACCTCACCGCCCGGCCCTCGACCCGCGCCGAGGTCGAACGAGCCCACCGGCGCCGGATAGCCACCGCACCCGGGTTCGGGTTCTGGATGGGCTTCGCCGGCGACGACTTCGCCGGCTGGTGGATCCTGCGCCCACCCCAGGGCCCGGACCAGCCGTACGGCGAAGGCGAAGCCGAACTCGGCTACCGCCTGCTGCGCCGCCAATGGCGAAAGGGCTACGCCCGCGAAGGCTCACTCGAACTGATCCGCTACGGCTTCGAAGAACTGGGCCTGGACCGCATCTACGCCCAGACAATGGCCGTCAACACCCCGTCCCGCGCGACGATGACCTCAGCCGGGCTCACCTTCAAGAGGGCGTTCACCTCGGCCGCCGACTACGACGACCCGGTCGAAGGCTCCGAGCAGGGCGAAGTCGAATACGAGATCACGCGGGAACGGTGGCTCGCTTCTCCACCCGGCGGATCCACCACAGCACCGGCCCCGCCACCAGCCACGTGA
- the menE gene encoding o-succinylbenzoate--CoA ligase: MLPIELDGSAESLEALTRAIADALGGGRAVLPFTDPALRDAMKPGEPAEADTAVVIATSGSTGAPKGVLLSARALVASAEATHARLGGPGHWLLATPAHYIGGLQVLVRSLLAGTTPALLTGQGFRPDDFAAAAARLKSGPRYTALVPTQLVRLLDDGGAGLAAAKAFDAIVVGAAATSAALRERAADAGVRIVPAYGMSETASGCVYDGFPLDGVRVDLDGGRIRIAGDVLAHGYRLRPDLTAESFDGGWFTTSDRGVRHDDGRIEVLGRADDMINTGGVKVSANAIERVLGAQPGVRDACVVGLPDPEWGEAVVALVVPEGEPREADELRAAVRAELGAAATPKRVEYGAELPLRGPGKIDRAAVKARLQSGLSG; encoded by the coding sequence CTGCTCCCGATCGAGCTCGACGGCTCCGCGGAGTCGCTCGAAGCCCTCACCAGGGCCATCGCCGACGCGCTGGGCGGCGGCCGGGCCGTGCTGCCCTTCACCGACCCCGCGCTGCGCGATGCCATGAAGCCGGGCGAGCCCGCCGAGGCGGACACCGCCGTGGTCATCGCCACTTCGGGCTCGACCGGCGCGCCCAAGGGTGTGCTGCTCTCGGCCCGCGCGCTGGTCGCGTCCGCCGAGGCCACGCACGCGCGGCTCGGCGGCCCCGGTCACTGGCTGCTGGCCACCCCGGCGCACTACATCGGCGGCCTGCAGGTGCTGGTCCGGTCGCTGCTGGCCGGCACCACCCCGGCGCTGCTCACCGGCCAGGGCTTCCGGCCGGACGACTTCGCGGCCGCGGCGGCGCGGCTCAAGAGCGGCCCGCGGTACACAGCGCTCGTGCCGACCCAGCTGGTCCGGCTCCTCGACGACGGCGGCGCCGGGCTGGCCGCGGCGAAGGCGTTCGACGCGATCGTGGTCGGCGCGGCCGCGACGTCGGCGGCCCTGCGCGAGCGCGCGGCCGACGCCGGCGTCCGGATCGTGCCCGCCTACGGGATGAGCGAGACGGCCAGCGGCTGCGTCTACGACGGCTTCCCGCTCGACGGCGTCCGCGTCGACCTCGACGGCGGCCGGATCCGCATCGCCGGCGACGTCCTCGCGCACGGCTACCGCCTGCGTCCGGACCTGACCGCGGAGTCCTTCGACGGCGGCTGGTTCACGACGTCCGACCGTGGGGTTCGTCACGACGACGGCCGGATCGAGGTCCTCGGCCGGGCCGACGACATGATCAACACCGGCGGCGTGAAGGTGTCGGCGAACGCGATCGAGCGGGTGCTCGGCGCCCAGCCGGGCGTGCGCGACGCCTGCGTCGTCGGCCTGCCGGACCCGGAGTGGGGCGAGGCCGTGGTGGCGCTGGTCGTCCCGGAGGGTGAACCTCGGGAAGCGGACGAACTGCGCGCCGCCGTCCGGGCCGAGCTGGGTGCGGCGGCCACGCCGAAACGCGTCGAATACGGCGCTGAGCTGCCCCTTCGCGGGCCGGGCAAGATCGACCGCGCGGCGGTGAAAGCGAGACTTCAGTCGGGTTTGAGCGGCTGA
- a CDS encoding 1,4-dihydroxy-2-naphthoyl-CoA synthase, whose product MDDARVSELFDPAAWTEVDGFAFTDITYHRSAENRGGKRVVRIAFDRPEVRNAFRPHTVDELYRALDHARMSSDVGCVLLTGNGPSPKDGGWAFCSGGDQRIRGRSGYQYASGETSDTVDPARAGRLHILEVQRLIRFLPKPVIAVVPGWAAGGGHSLHVVCDLTLASAEHAKFKQTDADVGSFDGGYGSAYLAKMVGQKFAREIFFLGREYSAEQMHQMGAVNAVVPHADLEKEALTWAWEITRKSPTAQRMLKYAFNLTDDGMVGQQLFAGETTRLAYMQDEAVEGRDAFLQKRDPDFKDVPYYY is encoded by the coding sequence GTGGATGACGCCCGAGTTTCCGAGCTGTTCGACCCGGCCGCGTGGACCGAGGTCGACGGTTTCGCCTTCACCGACATCACCTACCACCGTTCCGCCGAGAACCGCGGTGGCAAACGCGTGGTGCGCATCGCGTTCGACCGTCCGGAGGTCCGCAACGCCTTCCGGCCGCACACCGTCGACGAGCTCTACCGGGCGCTGGACCACGCCCGGATGAGCTCGGACGTCGGCTGCGTCCTGCTCACCGGCAACGGCCCCTCGCCCAAGGACGGCGGGTGGGCGTTCTGCTCCGGTGGTGACCAGCGTATTCGCGGACGCTCCGGGTATCAGTACGCGAGCGGCGAGACCTCCGACACGGTGGACCCCGCGCGGGCCGGCCGGCTGCACATCCTCGAGGTCCAGCGGCTGATCCGGTTCCTGCCGAAACCGGTGATCGCGGTCGTGCCGGGCTGGGCCGCGGGCGGCGGGCACTCCCTGCACGTCGTGTGCGATCTCACGCTCGCCTCGGCCGAGCACGCGAAGTTCAAGCAGACCGACGCCGACGTCGGCTCGTTCGACGGCGGCTACGGCTCGGCCTACCTGGCGAAGATGGTCGGGCAGAAGTTCGCTCGCGAGATCTTCTTCCTCGGCCGCGAGTACTCCGCCGAGCAGATGCACCAGATGGGCGCGGTCAACGCCGTCGTCCCGCACGCGGATCTCGAAAAAGAGGCCCTGACCTGGGCCTGGGAGATCACCCGCAAGTCGCCGACGGCCCAGCGGATGCTCAAGTACGCGTTCAACCTCACCGACGACGGCATGGTCGGCCAGCAGCTGTTCGCCGGCGAGACCACCCGGCTGGCGTACATGCAGGACGAAGCCGTCGAAGGCCGTGACGCCTTCCTCCAGAAGCGTGACCCCGACTTCAAGGACGTCCCCTATTACTACTGA
- the menD gene encoding 2-succinyl-5-enolpyruvyl-6-hydroxy-3-cyclohexene-1-carboxylic-acid synthase: MNPSTAQARVIVDELVRNTVSHVVLCPGSRNAPLSIALYDAAAAGKLQLHVRIDERGAAFLALGIAARTGRPVAVLCTSGTAAANFHPAVLEADRAGVPLIVLTADRPPELRAAGASQVIDQHQLYGNAIRYFDELAVAERRAGQNSYWRSQICRAWNAAYGEWRCGPVHLNIPFREPLVPDPDDDGEWYESLDGRPDGSRWTELPDFGALPSFVVPSARHGLVIACDTGVQAASEWAEQHGWPVVSETGGLGLSGGTAISSGAWLLGVEEFIAKHKPEQVLCLGRPTVFRQIQKVISDPSVEVLLVRPDSDWPAPAHNVRQVGQWFDEPTKPADPEWLASWRRADAAASSAVTSMLDTEPWPSGLRVASELVDALPPDSLLVVGSSNPTRDVALAGRLRADVLVHRNRGVAGIDGTVSTAIGAAYVHRGPSYALLGDLTFLHDASGLLTGPAEQRPDLTIVVCNDDGGGIFSLLEQGAPEHAASFERVFGTPHGADLGALCAGYRVPHVVAETLTEFRAALRPAPGLRVVEVRVDRSRHRDLHGRLRAAVSSAVSAV; the protein is encoded by the coding sequence GTGAACCCTTCCACCGCGCAGGCCAGGGTGATCGTCGACGAACTCGTCCGCAACACCGTTTCGCACGTCGTCCTCTGCCCGGGCTCCCGCAACGCGCCGCTGTCGATCGCGCTCTATGACGCGGCGGCGGCCGGGAAGCTCCAGCTCCACGTCCGCATCGACGAGCGCGGGGCCGCCTTCCTCGCGCTCGGCATCGCCGCCCGCACCGGCCGTCCGGTGGCCGTGCTCTGCACGTCCGGCACCGCGGCCGCGAACTTCCACCCCGCCGTTCTCGAGGCCGACCGCGCCGGCGTCCCGCTGATCGTCCTGACCGCCGACCGGCCGCCGGAGCTGCGCGCGGCCGGGGCGTCCCAGGTCATCGACCAGCACCAGCTCTACGGCAACGCGATCCGCTACTTCGACGAGCTGGCCGTCGCCGAGCGGCGGGCCGGCCAGAACTCGTACTGGCGCAGCCAGATCTGCCGGGCGTGGAACGCCGCCTACGGCGAGTGGCGCTGCGGGCCGGTGCACCTGAACATCCCCTTCCGCGAGCCGCTCGTGCCCGATCCGGACGATGACGGCGAGTGGTACGAGTCCCTCGACGGCCGTCCCGACGGCTCCCGCTGGACCGAGCTGCCGGACTTCGGCGCGCTGCCGTCGTTCGTGGTGCCCTCGGCGCGCCACGGCCTGGTGATCGCGTGCGACACCGGCGTCCAGGCGGCCAGCGAGTGGGCCGAGCAGCACGGCTGGCCGGTGGTGTCGGAGACCGGCGGGCTGGGGCTGTCGGGCGGCACGGCGATCTCGTCCGGCGCGTGGCTGCTGGGCGTCGAGGAGTTCATCGCGAAGCACAAGCCGGAGCAGGTGCTGTGCCTCGGCCGGCCGACGGTGTTCCGGCAGATCCAGAAGGTGATCTCGGACCCGTCGGTCGAGGTCCTGCTGGTGCGCCCGGACTCGGACTGGCCGGCGCCCGCGCACAACGTCCGGCAGGTCGGGCAGTGGTTCGACGAGCCGACCAAGCCGGCCGACCCGGAGTGGCTGGCGAGCTGGCGCCGGGCGGACGCGGCGGCGTCGTCGGCGGTGACGTCGATGCTGGATACGGAGCCGTGGCCGTCGGGGCTGCGGGTGGCGTCCGAGCTGGTCGACGCGCTGCCCCCGGACTCGCTGCTGGTGGTGGGCTCGTCGAACCCGACGCGGGACGTGGCGCTGGCCGGCCGGCTGCGCGCGGACGTCCTGGTGCACCGCAACCGCGGGGTGGCGGGCATCGACGGCACGGTCTCGACGGCGATCGGCGCGGCGTACGTCCACCGCGGGCCGTCGTACGCGCTGCTGGGCGACCTGACGTTCCTGCACGACGCGTCGGGTCTGCTGACGGGCCCGGCGGAGCAGCGCCCGGACCTGACGATCGTGGTGTGCAACGACGACGGCGGCGGCATCTTTTCCCTGCTGGAGCAGGGCGCGCCGGAGCACGCGGCGAGCTTCGAGCGGGTGTTCGGGACCCCGCACGGCGCGGACCTGGGCGCGTTGTGCGCGGGGTACCGGGTCCCGCACGTGGTGGCTGAGACGCTGACGGAGTTCCGCGCGGCCCTGCGGCCGGCGCCGGGGCTGCGTGTCGTCGAGGTCCGGGTGGACCGCTCCCGGCACCGCGACCTGCACGGACGCCTGCGGGCGGCGGTGTCGAGCGCGGTTTCGGCGGTCTGA
- a CDS encoding DUF3592 domain-containing protein, whose product MSTRGERVRRVGWWVTLGVASLLTVMCVCLLFAAIRNDGAIQGQLGTANATVDSVAFDRTIIHFETPDGIVHSPANGVLYPDGLAAGQLVRIEYDASDPELARVAGRSAALTLLPLGSFVLFTWLVAGPVLWWIRRVEKRATVPA is encoded by the coding sequence GTGAGCACGAGAGGTGAGCGGGTGAGGCGCGTCGGGTGGTGGGTCACCCTCGGCGTCGCCTCGCTCCTCACCGTGATGTGCGTCTGCCTCCTGTTCGCGGCGATCCGCAACGACGGCGCGATCCAGGGCCAGCTCGGCACGGCGAACGCGACGGTGGACTCGGTGGCGTTCGACCGCACGATCATCCACTTCGAGACCCCGGACGGCATCGTCCACAGCCCGGCGAACGGAGTGCTGTACCCGGACGGGCTGGCGGCCGGTCAGCTGGTGCGGATCGAGTACGACGCTTCCGATCCGGAGCTGGCCCGGGTGGCGGGGCGGTCGGCGGCTCTGACGTTGCTGCCGCTGGGGAGCTTCGTGCTCTTCACGTGGCTGGTGGCGGGGCCGGTGCTGTGGTGGATCCGCCGGGTGGAGAAGCGAGCCACCGTTCCCGCGTGA